A genomic window from Peromyscus maniculatus bairdii isolate BWxNUB_F1_BW_parent chromosome 1, HU_Pman_BW_mat_3.1, whole genome shotgun sequence includes:
- the Kcnip2 gene encoding A-type potassium channel modulatory protein KCNIP2 isoform X3 yields the protein MRGQGRKESLSESRDLDGSYDQLTGHPPGPTKKALKQRFLQLLPCCGPQALPSVSETLAAPASLRPHRPRPLDPDSVEDEFELSTVSHRPEGLEQLQEQTKFTRKELQVLYRGFKNECPSGIVNEENFKQIYSQFFPQGDSSTYATFLFNAFDTNHDGSVSFEDFVAGLSVILRGTIDDRLNWAFNLYDLNKDGCITKEEMLDIMKSIYDMMGKYTYPALREEAPREHVESFFQKMDRNKDGVVTIEEFIESCQKDENIMRSMQLFDNVI from the exons gccaCCCTCCAGGGCCCACTAAAAAAGCCCTGAAGCAGCGGTTCCTCCAGCTGCTGCCGTGCTGCGGGCCCCAAGCCCTGCCCTCAGTCAGTGAAA CATTGgctgccccagcctccctccgCCCCCACAGACCCCGCCCGCTGGACCCAG ACAGCGTGGAGGATGAGTTCGAACTGTCCACGGTGTCTCACCGGCCTGAGGGTCTGGAGCAGCTGCAGGAACAAACCAAGTTCACACGCAAAGAGTTGCAGGTCCTGTACCGAGGCTTCAAGAAC GAATGCCCCAGCGGAATCGTCAATGAGGAGAACTTCAAGCAGATTTACTCCCAGTTCTTCCCCCAAGGAG ATTCCAGCACCTACGCTACTTTTCTCTTCAATGCCTTTGACACCAACCACGATGGCTCTGTCAGTTTTGAG GACTTTGTGGCTGGTTTATCGGTGATTCTTCGGGGAACCATAGACGATAGGCTGAACTGGGCCTTCAACTTGTATGACCTCAACAAGGACGGCTGTATCACCAAGGAG GAAATGCTTGACATCATGAAGTCCATCTACGACATGATGGGCAAGTACACATACCCTGCCCTCCGCGAGGAGGCCCCAAGAGAGCATGTGGAGAGCTTCTTCCAG AAGATGGACAGGAACAAGGATGGCGTGGTGACCATTGAGGAATTCATCGAGTCTTGTCAAAAG GACGAGAACATCATGAGGTCCATGCAACTCTTCGATAATGTCATCTAG
- the Kcnip2 gene encoding A-type potassium channel modulatory protein KCNIP2 isoform X1: MRGQGRKESLSESRDLDGSYDQLTGHPPGPTKKALKQRFLQLLPCCGPQALPSVSENSVEDEFELSTVSHRPEGLEQLQEQTKFTRKELQVLYRGFKNECPSGIVNEENFKQIYSQFFPQGDSSTYATFLFNAFDTNHDGSVSFEDFVAGLSVILRGTIDDRLNWAFNLYDLNKDGCITKEEMLDIMKSIYDMMGKYTYPALREEAPREHVESFFQKMDRNKDGVVTIEEFIESCQKDENIMRSMQLFDNVI; the protein is encoded by the exons gccaCCCTCCAGGGCCCACTAAAAAAGCCCTGAAGCAGCGGTTCCTCCAGCTGCTGCCGTGCTGCGGGCCCCAAGCCCTGCCCTCAGTCAGTGAAA ACAGCGTGGAGGATGAGTTCGAACTGTCCACGGTGTCTCACCGGCCTGAGGGTCTGGAGCAGCTGCAGGAACAAACCAAGTTCACACGCAAAGAGTTGCAGGTCCTGTACCGAGGCTTCAAGAAC GAATGCCCCAGCGGAATCGTCAATGAGGAGAACTTCAAGCAGATTTACTCCCAGTTCTTCCCCCAAGGAG ATTCCAGCACCTACGCTACTTTTCTCTTCAATGCCTTTGACACCAACCACGATGGCTCTGTCAGTTTTGAG GACTTTGTGGCTGGTTTATCGGTGATTCTTCGGGGAACCATAGACGATAGGCTGAACTGGGCCTTCAACTTGTATGACCTCAACAAGGACGGCTGTATCACCAAGGAG GAAATGCTTGACATCATGAAGTCCATCTACGACATGATGGGCAAGTACACATACCCTGCCCTCCGCGAGGAGGCCCCAAGAGAGCATGTGGAGAGCTTCTTCCAG AAGATGGACAGGAACAAGGATGGCGTGGTGACCATTGAGGAATTCATCGAGTCTTGTCAAAAG GACGAGAACATCATGAGGTCCATGCAACTCTTCGATAATGTCATCTAG